The Pyruvatibacter sp. HU-CL02332 genome includes a window with the following:
- a CDS encoding pitrilysin family protein, whose translation MIRKILITTSFLLAAFVVPAQAFEIEPVKSDSGIETWLVSEDAVPVVALEVLFHAGSHLDPDGKSGLADMTASLMTEGAGDLDSQAFAARLRDLNVSVSVSAGRDTVKVQMRTLSQNIDEAFDLVRLALTQPRFDEGDVARVRAQSLASLAQDLESPDTVAYRAFFKDVFGDHPYALPPAGTPESLASITADDMRAYAAMAFARDNISVAVVGDITAAELAPLIDSTFGSLPETTDRKDPGDIAPLTPGVTVIERNNPQSVVVFGMDGMKRDDEDFIPAFVMNYMLGGGSFVSRMFKEVREERGLVYSVYTSLYPLSHGGLTLGYFATSNATAGEALEVATAQIVDVAENGITAEELDAAKTYLTGSYALRFDSSRAIAGQLAAIQFEGLGLDYVDTRNSLVNAVTLEDISRAAKRLLKADAMRVVAVGAPEGITASADAGQEAVSAEEAAAN comes from the coding sequence ATGATCCGCAAGATTCTCATCACGACGTCCTTCCTGCTTGCAGCATTTGTTGTTCCCGCACAGGCCTTTGAAATTGAGCCGGTCAAAAGTGACAGCGGCATCGAAACGTGGCTGGTATCAGAAGACGCCGTGCCCGTTGTGGCACTTGAGGTCCTGTTTCATGCAGGCTCCCACCTTGATCCCGACGGCAAATCCGGTCTCGCGGATATGACCGCCAGCCTGATGACCGAAGGGGCAGGGGACCTGGACAGCCAGGCCTTTGCCGCGCGCCTTCGCGACCTCAATGTGTCCGTATCCGTCTCCGCAGGCCGTGACACCGTCAAGGTCCAGATGCGCACCCTGTCGCAGAACATTGATGAAGCCTTCGACCTGGTGCGCCTCGCGCTGACCCAGCCGCGCTTTGACGAAGGCGATGTTGCCCGTGTCCGCGCCCAGTCTCTGGCAAGCCTCGCACAGGACCTTGAAAGCCCGGACACTGTCGCCTACCGCGCCTTCTTCAAGGATGTGTTTGGCGATCATCCCTATGCCCTGCCACCGGCCGGCACACCTGAAAGCCTCGCATCCATCACGGCAGATGACATGCGCGCTTACGCGGCCATGGCATTTGCCCGCGACAACATTTCGGTTGCTGTTGTCGGTGACATTACAGCCGCAGAACTCGCCCCCCTGATCGACAGCACGTTCGGCAGCCTGCCCGAAACAACTGACCGCAAGGACCCCGGCGATATCGCGCCGCTCACGCCCGGCGTAACGGTCATCGAGCGCAACAACCCCCAGTCGGTTGTTGTGTTCGGCATGGACGGCATGAAGCGTGACGACGAGGATTTCATTCCCGCCTTCGTGATGAACTACATGCTGGGCGGCGGCAGTTTTGTCAGCCGCATGTTCAAGGAAGTGCGCGAGGAACGCGGGCTGGTTTATTCAGTCTATACGTCGCTCTACCCGCTCTCCCACGGGGGCCTGACCCTTGGCTATTTCGCCACCAGCAATGCCACGGCGGGTGAAGCGCTCGAGGTCGCCACAGCGCAGATAGTTGATGTGGCTGAGAACGGCATCACGGCGGAAGAACTCGATGCCGCCAAGACCTATCTGACCGGCTCCTATGCCCTGCGGTTTGATTCAAGCCGCGCCATTGCGGGTCAGCTTGCAGCCATTCAGTTTGAGGGGCTTGGGCTGGACTATGTGGACACCCGCAACTCGCTGGTGAATGCGGTCACCCTTGAGGATA
- a CDS encoding pitrilysin family protein, protein MRTGSRPLIATALLVTLPLLVACGEEQTASPADAGSSEAAQAVTPATATPPAAAEPEAEAAAQPAEPRIVEATGQPIPETFMLSNGMQVVVIEDRRAPVVTHMVWYKVGSADEPRGKSGIAHYLEHLMFKGTENVPTGEFSATVARNGGQENAFTSYDYTGYFQRVARDRLPLVMELEADRMTGLVLTEELVLPERDVILEERSARIENDPGSILSEQMNAMLYLAHPYGTPIIGWEHEMRGLTYQDALDFYRDWYDPANAVLIVAGDVDAAELRPLAEQFYGVIPSNGGQPDRVRPQDPPQRAARRVVLEDARVEQPYVRRSYLAPSYANGEPGEAEALDVLSEIIGGGATARIYKSLVVDQKIALGASGWYIGSSLDNGSIGFFAVPAPGVAMADAEAAIDAEIDKLLADGVTAEEVERAQRTLVADAIFAQDSQQSMARSYGVALMTGLTVEHAATWPDRVLAVTPEQVTQAARKYLRKERSVTGVLTRPQTVADNTVEPSTEPDTKTVETEDKS, encoded by the coding sequence ATGCGCACCGGCTCACGCCCTCTCATTGCGACCGCCCTTCTTGTCACGCTGCCGCTTCTCGTTGCCTGCGGCGAAGAACAGACCGCCTCCCCTGCGGACGCGGGATCCAGCGAAGCCGCGCAAGCGGTGACACCCGCAACCGCAACGCCACCGGCAGCCGCGGAACCCGAGGCTGAGGCAGCTGCACAGCCAGCCGAACCACGCATTGTCGAGGCAACCGGTCAGCCGATCCCCGAAACTTTCATGCTGTCCAACGGCATGCAGGTGGTGGTGATTGAAGACCGCCGCGCCCCGGTGGTAACCCACATGGTCTGGTACAAGGTCGGCTCTGCAGACGAGCCCCGCGGCAAGTCCGGCATTGCGCACTATCTTGAGCACTTGATGTTCAAAGGCACCGAAAACGTGCCGACAGGTGAGTTCTCTGCAACCGTTGCCCGCAATGGCGGCCAGGAAAACGCCTTCACGTCTTACGATTACACCGGGTATTTCCAGCGCGTGGCGCGGGACCGACTGCCGCTGGTCATGGAGCTGGAAGCCGACCGCATGACCGGTCTGGTGCTGACGGAAGAGCTCGTGCTGCCCGAACGCGACGTCATTCTGGAAGAGCGCTCGGCGCGTATCGAGAATGACCCGGGCTCAATCCTCTCCGAGCAGATGAATGCCATGCTGTATCTGGCGCATCCCTATGGCACACCGATCATCGGCTGGGAGCATGAGATGCGGGGCCTGACCTATCAGGACGCCCTGGACTTCTACCGCGATTGGTATGACCCGGCGAACGCGGTCCTGATTGTGGCAGGCGATGTTGATGCCGCCGAACTTCGTCCGCTGGCTGAGCAGTTTTACGGTGTGATCCCGTCCAATGGCGGACAGCCTGACCGGGTCCGCCCGCAGGACCCGCCCCAGCGCGCCGCCCGCCGTGTCGTCCTTGAAGACGCCCGTGTCGAGCAGCCCTATGTGCGCCGGTCCTATCTCGCTCCGTCCTACGCCAATGGCGAACCGGGCGAAGCAGAAGCGCTCGATGTACTGAGTGAAATCATTGGCGGCGGCGCCACCGCCCGCATCTACAAGTCACTGGTTGTGGATCAGAAGATCGCCCTTGGCGCGAGCGGCTGGTACATCGGCTCGTCGCTCGATAATGGCAGCATCGGCTTTTTTGCCGTGCCTGCACCTGGTGTGGCCATGGCAGACGCGGAAGCCGCCATTGACGCAGAAATCGACAAGCTGCTCGCTGACGGCGTGACCGCTGAAGAAGTGGAACGTGCCCAGCGGACGCTTGTGGCGGATGCCATTTTTGCGCAGGACAGCCAGCAAAGCATGGCGCGCTCCTATGGCGTGGCCCTGATGACCGGCCTGACCGTGGAACATGCGGCCACATGGCCGGACCGGGTGCTCGCCGTGACCCCTGAACAGGTGACCCAGGCCGCCCGCAAATATCTGCGCAAGGAGCGGTCCGTGACCGGCGTTCTCACCCGTCCGCAAACAGTCGCCGACAACACTGTCGAGCCTTCTACCGAGCCAGATACCAAGACAGTGGAAACGGAGGACAAGTCATGA
- a CDS encoding DUF3035 domain-containing protein yields MFERPKSRIFGFVAVVAASAFLAGCGGGLDDALGLGKNPPDEFAIVTKAPLAIPPDYSLRPPVPGAPNRQARTAQEIAASALYSGRATGISSQALGQPGGSAGESALIASAGAENASPEVRRLIENEYQSRIDADRSFADRIIFWQDRTPKPIPVDAQAEAQRLRKNDALGQPVTEGETPRIEPKENQGLLEGIF; encoded by the coding sequence ATGTTTGAGCGTCCAAAATCCCGGATTTTCGGCTTTGTTGCTGTCGTTGCAGCATCGGCATTTCTGGCCGGCTGCGGCGGTGGTCTTGATGACGCCCTGGGCCTTGGCAAGAACCCGCCGGACGAGTTCGCCATCGTGACCAAGGCACCGCTTGCCATTCCGCCGGACTACTCCTTGCGTCCGCCGGTTCCCGGCGCACCCAACCGGCAGGCCCGCACCGCCCAGGAAATTGCGGCATCCGCACTCTATTCAGGCCGTGCGACGGGCATCTCCTCACAGGCGCTGGGCCAGCCCGGCGGCAGTGCAGGTGAATCAGCCCTTATCGCAAGCGCCGGTGCTGAAAACGCCAGCCCGGAAGTGCGTCGCCTGATCGAAAACGAATATCAGTCCCGCATTGATGCGGATCGGTCGTTCGCTGATCGCATTATTTTCTGGCAGGACCGGACACCCAAGCCCATTCCCGTGGATGCTCAGGCAGAAGCCCAGCGTTTGCGCAAGAATGATGCACTTGGCCAGCCGGTTACCGAAGGCGAGACACCGCGCATCGAACCCAAGGAAAATCAGGGCCTTCTGGAAGGCATCTTCTAG
- the lspA gene encoding signal peptidase II, with protein sequence MNWLKRQFDDAIASLRNPEAHFRYGILLALVIAVSDRLSKWAILYWVDLPAKQKITITPFFDLTMVWNPGISYGLLPANSTWAVAVLVIFALSVTIALIVWLARIEHRLLAVAVALVIGGAVGNAYDRAVYGAVADFMSFHAFGFYWYVFNVADIAIVFGVILLIWDAVLGPTAQQERASKRNGS encoded by the coding sequence ATGAACTGGTTGAAACGCCAATTTGATGACGCCATTGCCTCGTTGCGGAATCCCGAAGCGCATTTTCGCTATGGCATTTTGCTGGCGCTGGTGATTGCTGTTTCAGACCGGTTGAGCAAATGGGCGATCCTCTATTGGGTTGATCTGCCGGCGAAGCAGAAGATCACGATCACGCCATTTTTCGATCTCACAATGGTGTGGAACCCGGGCATCAGCTATGGCCTGCTCCCGGCCAACTCCACCTGGGCGGTGGCTGTTCTGGTGATCTTCGCACTCAGCGTCACCATTGCCCTGATTGTGTGGTTGGCGCGGATTGAGCACCGGTTGCTCGCTGTGGCGGTGGCATTGGTGATCGGCGGGGCCGTGGGCAATGCCTACGACCGGGCGGTGTATGGCGCGGTGGCTGACTTTATGAGCTTCCATGCCTTCGGGTTTTATTGGTACGTTTTCAACGTGGCTGATATTGCCATCGTGTTTGGTGTAATATTGTTGATCTGGGACGCGGTCCTGGGGCCAACAGCCCAGCAGGAACGCGCCAGCAAGCGGAACGGCAGCTAA
- the ileS gene encoding isoleucine--tRNA ligase, which yields MSDTSKSDTPDYRPTLFLPQTDFPMKAGLPKREPEVLERWNKMDLYGRLREARKDAPVFSYHDGPPYANGEIHMGHSLNKILKDIVCRSQSMLGRNASFVPGWDCHGLPIEWKVEEKYRNAGKNKDEVPVLEFRQECRDFAAHWVDVQREGFKRLGILADWDRPYTTMSNDAEASIVEEFLKFAMSGALYRGSKPVMWSTVEKTALAEAEVEYHDHNSPTIYLAFPITKSKHVMLAPNMEQRTPHLVIWTTTPWTIPANRAVAYAPNMNYVLLEGGHDAGRGIERKSYVVAEPLLEAFMKETGLDQPQILTHLKGSDIEGTVCAHPLRGQGYDYDVPALPGDFVTDEQGTGFVHIAPGHGQDDYVLGMQHGIEVPHTVSEDGSYYDHVPLFAGETVFKPNGKDGGANKSVMEALRATGHLVASGRLEHSYPHSWRSKAPVIFRNTPQWFISMDHDDLRQKALTAIDAVEWFPERGQARIRSMVETRPDWVVSRQRAWGVPLTIFVHKDTGEILRDDAVNARIHAAVSARGCDAWYDTDAQEFLGNDYKADDYDQVSDILDVWFDSGSTHAFVLEGREDQTWPANLYLEGSDQHRGWFQSSLLESCGTRGRAPYEQVVTHGFILDETGKKMSKSGKNATAPDKVIQQSGAEIIRIWVASSDYQNDLVVGPNIIKACTDGYRKLRNTVRFLIGNLADFDDAERVSVEDMRAAADSEGLGLELFVLHRLAELDALVREGYETYDFTRVYHALTNFCVTELSAFYFDIRKDALYCDAPGSLRRRAARTVMDQVFSCLTAWLAPVLSFTMEEAWQSRFPDENDSVHLRTFPDVPSEWKDEALATRWQNLRQFRRVVTGALEIERREKRIGASLEGAPHVYVDNDAIRSALGDIPLDDLCITSDLKVMAAGEAAPADAFRIDEVSGVAVMPVHAEGEKCARCWKLLPDVGSDPAHPGTCGRCAEAVAARPETLSEAG from the coding sequence ATGTCTGACACGTCCAAATCCGATACGCCCGACTACCGTCCAACACTGTTTCTGCCGCAAACCGACTTTCCCATGAAGGCCGGTCTGCCCAAGCGTGAGCCAGAGGTGCTTGAGCGCTGGAACAAGATGGACCTGTATGGCCGCCTGCGCGAAGCTCGCAAGGACGCGCCAGTGTTCAGCTATCATGATGGTCCGCCCTACGCGAATGGCGAGATCCATATGGGGCACTCGCTCAACAAGATTCTCAAGGACATCGTCTGCCGGTCGCAGTCCATGCTGGGCCGCAACGCATCCTTCGTGCCGGGCTGGGACTGCCACGGCCTGCCCATCGAGTGGAAGGTCGAAGAGAAGTACCGCAACGCCGGCAAGAACAAGGACGAAGTGCCCGTGCTTGAATTCCGGCAGGAGTGCCGCGACTTCGCTGCGCACTGGGTCGATGTTCAGCGCGAAGGTTTCAAACGTCTGGGTATCCTGGCTGACTGGGATCGTCCGTACACGACCATGTCAAACGACGCGGAAGCCTCGATCGTTGAGGAGTTTCTGAAGTTCGCCATGTCCGGTGCGCTTTATCGCGGCTCCAAGCCTGTGATGTGGTCCACCGTTGAAAAAACGGCGCTGGCGGAAGCCGAAGTCGAATATCATGACCACAACTCGCCAACGATTTATCTCGCCTTCCCGATCACCAAGTCGAAGCATGTGATGCTCGCGCCCAACATGGAGCAGCGCACACCGCATCTGGTCATCTGGACGACGACGCCGTGGACGATCCCTGCCAACCGGGCCGTCGCGTACGCGCCGAACATGAACTATGTGCTGCTGGAAGGCGGCCATGACGCCGGTCGCGGTATCGAGCGCAAGTCCTATGTGGTGGCAGAGCCGCTGCTGGAAGCCTTCATGAAGGAAACCGGCCTCGACCAGCCACAGATCCTGACGCACCTCAAAGGGTCAGACATTGAAGGCACGGTCTGTGCGCATCCGCTGCGCGGCCAGGGCTATGACTATGACGTACCTGCCTTGCCCGGTGACTTTGTCACCGACGAACAGGGCACGGGCTTTGTGCATATTGCCCCAGGCCATGGTCAGGATGACTATGTGCTTGGCATGCAGCACGGCATCGAAGTGCCGCATACAGTTTCCGAAGACGGCAGCTACTACGATCACGTGCCGCTGTTTGCCGGCGAGACTGTGTTCAAGCCAAATGGCAAGGATGGCGGCGCCAACAAGAGCGTGATGGAAGCGCTGCGCGCCACCGGTCACCTTGTGGCATCCGGCCGGCTGGAGCACTCCTATCCGCATTCATGGCGGTCCAAGGCGCCGGTCATTTTCCGCAATACGCCGCAATGGTTCATCTCCATGGACCATGACGATCTGCGCCAAAAGGCGCTGACAGCAATTGATGCGGTTGAATGGTTCCCCGAGCGCGGCCAGGCCCGCATCCGCTCCATGGTTGAAACCCGTCCCGACTGGGTGGTCTCTCGCCAGCGTGCCTGGGGCGTGCCGCTGACGATCTTTGTCCACAAGGACACCGGCGAGATCCTCCGCGACGACGCCGTCAACGCGCGTATCCATGCGGCCGTCTCCGCGCGCGGCTGTGACGCCTGGTACGATACGGACGCGCAGGAATTTTTGGGCAACGACTACAAGGCTGACGACTACGACCAGGTTTCAGACATTCTGGACGTGTGGTTTGACTCAGGCTCGACCCACGCCTTTGTGCTGGAAGGCCGCGAAGACCAGACCTGGCCCGCCAACCTCTATCTTGAAGGCTCGGACCAGCACCGCGGCTGGTTCCAGTCCTCCCTGCTTGAAAGCTGCGGCACGCGCGGACGCGCACCCTATGAGCAGGTTGTGACCCACGGCTTCATTCTGGACGAGACGGGCAAGAAGATGTCCAAGTCCGGCAAGAACGCGACAGCGCCGGACAAAGTCATTCAGCAATCCGGCGCGGAGATCATCCGCATCTGGGTGGCAAGCTCTGACTATCAAAACGACCTTGTGGTCGGCCCCAACATCATCAAGGCGTGTACGGACGGTTATCGCAAGTTACGCAACACCGTGCGCTTCCTGATCGGCAACCTTGCAGACTTTGACGATGCGGAGCGCGTCAGCGTGGAAGACATGCGCGCGGCCGCTGACAGCGAAGGTCTTGGACTTGAGCTGTTCGTGCTGCATCGCCTAGCTGAACTCGATGCGCTGGTGCGTGAAGGCTATGAGACCTACGACTTCACCCGCGTCTATCACGCGCTCACCAATTTCTGCGTGACTGAGCTGTCAGCGTTCTACTTCGATATCCGCAAGGACGCGCTTTATTGCGATGCGCCGGGCAGCCTGCGCCGCCGCGCTGCCCGCACCGTCATGGATCAGGTGTTCTCATGCCTGACCGCATGGCTCGCCCCTGTCTTGTCGTTCACCATGGAAGAAGCCTGGCAATCCCGCTTCCCTGACGAAAACGACTCCGTGCATCTGCGCACCTTCCCGGACGTGCCGTCGGAATGGAAAGACGAGGCGCTGGCGACCCGCTGGCAGAACCTGCGTCAGTTCCGCCGCGTGGTAACCGGGGCGCTGGAAATCGAGCGCCGCGAAAAGCGCATCGGTGCGAGCCTCGAAGGCGCGCCCCATGTCTATGTGGACAATGACGCGATCCGGTCAGCACTGGGCGATATCCCGCTGGATGATCTGTGCATCACATCAGACCTGAAAGTGATGGCGGCCGGCGAGGCAGCACCCGCTGACGCATTCCGCATCGACGAAGTGTCCGGCGTTGCCGTGATGCCGGTGCATGCGGAGGGTGAAAAATGCGCCCGCTGCTGGAAGTTGCTGCCGGACGTGGGCAGCGATCCTGCCCATCCCGGCACCTGTGGCCGCTGCGCCGAAGCTGTTGCTGCGCGCCCTGAAACCTTGAGCGAGGCTGGCTGA
- a CDS encoding bifunctional riboflavin kinase/FAD synthetase — MRIIRHHTDVPDFARGAVVAIGNFDGVHRGHQAVIGTARDLAQEMGVPLAVMVFEPHPRQFFAPDAPFFRLSSFRAKVALLAEQGVEIVYALPFDASMAALTAPDFVSEVLVKGLGAVHVAVGYDFCFGKGRAGDITLLRYMSDMEGFGVSVISPQGDKSESGESQDAYSSTRIRDALSEGRVEDAAHMLGRPWFIEGRVLDGDKRGRTIGFPTANVALDGIVTPKLGVYAVEIEIEDGDHKGTYKGVANLGKRPTFNKKDVLLEVNLFDFTGDIYGAHLRVSLIGFIRPEQKFDGLDALKAQIAADADSARQILG; from the coding sequence ATGCGGATTATCCGCCACCATACTGACGTGCCGGATTTTGCCCGTGGCGCCGTTGTTGCCATCGGCAATTTTGATGGTGTGCATCGTGGCCATCAGGCGGTCATCGGCACTGCGCGCGACTTGGCGCAGGAAATGGGTGTGCCGCTTGCCGTTATGGTTTTCGAGCCGCACCCGCGGCAGTTCTTTGCGCCGGACGCACCTTTTTTCCGATTGTCGTCGTTCCGCGCCAAGGTGGCGTTGCTGGCCGAGCAGGGCGTTGAAATCGTCTATGCCCTGCCGTTTGACGCCAGCATGGCGGCGCTGACAGCCCCTGATTTCGTATCCGAAGTGCTCGTCAAAGGTCTTGGTGCCGTTCACGTGGCGGTGGGTTATGATTTTTGCTTCGGCAAGGGCCGGGCAGGGGACATAACGCTTCTGCGCTATATGAGCGATATGGAGGGGTTCGGCGTGTCTGTGATTTCACCGCAAGGCGACAAATCAGAAAGTGGCGAAAGCCAGGATGCCTATTCGTCAACGCGCATCCGCGATGCCCTGAGCGAGGGCCGGGTGGAAGACGCAGCCCATATGCTGGGCCGCCCCTGGTTTATTGAGGGCCGGGTGCTGGATGGCGACAAACGTGGCCGCACCATTGGTTTTCCCACCGCAAATGTGGCGCTGGATGGGATCGTGACGCCGAAACTCGGCGTTTATGCCGTTGAGATCGAAATCGAAGATGGCGACCACAAGGGCACCTACAAAGGGGTGGCCAACCTTGGCAAACGCCCGACCTTCAACAAGAAGGACGTGCTTTTGGAGGTGAATCTGTTTGATTTCACCGGCGACATTTACGGCGCTCACCTGCGCGTCTCGCTCATCGGGTTCATCCGGCCGGAGCAGAAATTCGATGGTCTGGACGCGCTGAAGGCTCAAATCGCCGCCGATGCAGACTCTGCCCGCCAAATCCTTGGCTGA
- a CDS encoding response regulator has product MAVNLSMPVLVVDDYKTMIRIIRNLLKQLGFSDVDEAADGTEAFAKMKERGYGLVISDWNMEPMTGYQLLKEVRADENLKPTPFILITAESKTENVIAAKKAGVNNYIVKPFNAATLKSKIEAVIGEF; this is encoded by the coding sequence ATGGCTGTGAACTTGTCAATGCCCGTCCTTGTAGTCGACGACTATAAGACCATGATCCGGATTATCCGCAACTTGCTGAAGCAGCTTGGCTTCTCTGATGTGGATGAGGCTGCAGACGGCACCGAGGCGTTTGCCAAGATGAAAGAGCGTGGCTATGGCCTCGTCATTTCTGACTGGAACATGGAGCCAATGACCGGCTACCAGCTTCTGAAGGAAGTGCGCGCAGATGAAAATCTCAAGCCAACACCCTTCATTCTGATCACGGCTGAATCAAAGACCGAGAACGTGATTGCCGCCAAAAAGGCCGGCGTGAACAACTACATCGTGAAGCCCTTCAATGCAGCAACGCTGAAGAGCAAAATCGAAGCGGTGATCGGCGAGTTCTAA
- a CDS encoding TIGR01459 family HAD-type hydrolase, translating into MSDTSPAPSTTLISSLGDIASNYDAILCDVWGVIHNGQQPHHAACAALKKFREERGPVVLVSNAPRPAEGIPAQLAQIGVPEDSWDAIVTSGDGTRMMVREGSYGPRCFHLGPDRGDHSLFEGMNITRSRDPEDEADFIICTGPWDDETETAEDYRGLFPGLIERKLPMICANPDLVVERGPRLITCAGSLAKLYEDMGGVAEYSGKPHPPIYRLAREMLATLDVMREEGDWQRVLFIGDGLPTDIPGAKAQGMDALFVTAGIHAKEFGDDPDAPDEAMLKTALAHRDLSPRHAIPRLNWK; encoded by the coding sequence ATGTCAGATACATCTCCCGCACCCAGCACGACCCTCATTTCCAGCCTCGGCGACATCGCGTCCAACTACGACGCGATCCTCTGTGATGTCTGGGGGGTCATTCACAATGGCCAGCAGCCCCATCATGCCGCCTGTGCCGCGCTGAAGAAATTCCGCGAAGAGCGCGGGCCGGTGGTGCTTGTGTCCAATGCCCCGCGCCCGGCAGAAGGTATCCCCGCGCAGCTGGCTCAGATCGGCGTGCCCGAGGACAGCTGGGACGCGATTGTGACCTCTGGCGATGGCACCCGCATGATGGTGCGTGAAGGCTCTTACGGTCCGCGCTGTTTCCATCTGGGTCCTGATCGTGGCGACCACTCCCTGTTTGAGGGCATGAACATCACCCGGTCGCGGGACCCGGAGGATGAGGCTGATTTCATCATCTGTACGGGCCCATGGGACGATGAAACAGAGACCGCCGAAGACTATCGCGGTCTGTTCCCCGGACTGATCGAGCGGAAACTGCCGATGATCTGCGCCAACCCGGATCTGGTGGTGGAACGCGGACCGCGGCTCATTACCTGCGCCGGGTCATTGGCCAAACTCTATGAAGACATGGGCGGCGTGGCTGAGTATTCCGGCAAGCCCCATCCGCCGATCTATCGCCTGGCGCGAGAGATGTTGGCGACACTGGACGTGATGCGCGAGGAAGGTGACTGGCAGCGTGTGCTGTTCATTGGCGACGGTCTGCCAACGGACATTCCCGGTGCCAAGGCGCAGGGCATGGACGCGCTGTTTGTGACCGCAGGTATTCACGCCAAGGAATTTGGCGATGACCCCGATGCACCCGATGAAGCCATGCTCAAAACGGCGTTGGCGCACCGGGATTTATCACCCCGGCACGCCATTCCGCGTCTCAATTGGAAGTAA
- a CDS encoding EAL domain-containing protein has protein sequence MPSWLNNGLIFASYAIVIAGLSIALHRAGGVELQSAILVGAVLLLFAGQAHALVGRSAERSQLDTELRGLRMQAATMSRDMDGMREHITELETSLDIQTSSRNEQLSSEVRLVETLVKGLAESVEAGVNGTSPARRAADRKPDAPRDQTRLPLEGEAAETVTEGEMIETIRASLEENRVDLYLQPIVTLPQRRTRFYEGLTRLRGSEGEIIMPGDYMRVAEPAGMMPVVDNLLLFRCVQVVRRLVARSRDIGVFCNISAHSLLDAEFFPQFVEFMEHNADLTGHLYFEFSQAAFEGLGPIEKASLEALHALGFRFSLDHVRRLDMNLSELHDMGFRFVKVPSELLLGDLRGTGSLVRADDIKALFERNGIDLIAERIENERAAVAVLDLNIKFGQGFLFGEPRAVREDALSAPADPTANPAEELRQARI, from the coding sequence ATGCCATCCTGGCTCAACAATGGTCTCATCTTCGCGTCATACGCGATTGTAATTGCCGGGCTTTCGATCGCCCTGCATCGTGCCGGTGGCGTTGAACTTCAGTCTGCCATTCTGGTGGGGGCAGTGCTGCTTTTGTTTGCGGGTCAGGCCCATGCGCTTGTGGGCCGCAGTGCTGAACGGTCCCAACTTGATACAGAACTGCGTGGTCTGCGCATGCAGGCCGCCACCATGAGCCGCGACATGGACGGCATGCGCGAGCACATTACAGAGCTCGAAACATCCCTCGATATTCAGACTTCATCACGCAACGAACAGCTCTCCAGCGAAGTCCGCCTGGTTGAAACACTGGTGAAGGGCCTCGCGGAAAGTGTTGAGGCCGGCGTCAATGGCACCTCTCCTGCCCGTCGCGCGGCAGACCGCAAGCCGGACGCCCCACGCGATCAGACCCGTCTGCCACTTGAAGGCGAAGCAGCTGAAACGGTGACAGAAGGCGAGATGATTGAAACCATCCGCGCGTCCCTGGAAGAAAACCGCGTTGACCTTTATCTGCAGCCCATCGTGACGCTGCCCCAGCGCCGCACACGCTTCTATGAAGGCCTGACACGCCTGCGCGGGTCGGAAGGCGAGATCATCATGCCTGGCGATTACATGCGCGTGGCAGAGCCTGCTGGCATGATGCCGGTGGTGGACAATCTGCTGTTGTTCCGGTGTGTCCAGGTGGTGCGCCGCCTTGTGGCCCGTAGCCGCGACATCGGCGTCTTCTGCAACATTTCCGCCCACTCCCTGCTGGACGCGGAATTCTTCCCGCAATTTGTCGAGTTCATGGAACACAATGCCGACCTGACGGGGCATCTGTATTTCGAGTTTTCACAAGCCGCTTTTGAGGGGCTTGGGCCCATTGAAAAAGCCAGCCTTGAAGCGCTGCACGCGCTTGGCTTCCGTTTCTCGCTGGACCATGTCCGCCGCCTCGACATGAACCTGAGCGAACTCCACGACATGGGCTTCCGCTTTGTGAAAGTCCCGTCGGAGTTGTTGCTGGGCGATCTGCGCGGCACCGGCTCTCTGGTGCGGGCAGACGACATCAAGGCCCTGTTTGAACGCAACGGCATCGACCTGATCGCAGAGCGCATCGAAAATGAGCGCGCTGCTGTGGCGGTTCTTGATCTCAATATCAAATTTGGCCAGGGCTTCCTGTTTGGCGAACCCCGCGCTGTCCGTGAAGATGCCTTGTCGGCACCCGCAGACCCCACAGCCAACCCGGCTGAGGAATTGCGCCAGGCCCGCATCTAG